In Gilliamella sp. B3022, the sequence CTAATGGGACCCCAAAATTATCGGTTGGTAGGCTGCCATCTCGCATTTTTTGGGTAACTTTGCGTTCAATATCTAAAATAGATGAGCGAGGATCTTGAAGCTCTTTAGCTACTTCAGCATTAAGCATTCCCATTTGTGTTAATAACTCCCGCATATGGCGAGCTCCACCGCCAGAAGCGGCTTGGTAAGTCGAAACGGATATCCAATCAACTAAATTTTCAGCAAACAGCCCACCTAATGACATTAACATCAAACTTACCGTACAGTTCCCACCAACAAAGGTTTTGATACCTCTATCTAACGCTTTATGAATATTAGCTTTATTGACTGGATCAAGAACAATAATAGCCTCATCTTCCATTCGTAGAGTTGAAGCTGCATCAATCCAATAACCTTGCCAGCCCGTTGCACGCAATTTTTTATAAATTTCAGAAGTATAATCACCACCTTGGCAAGTCACAATCATATCTAATGATTTTAATGCATCAATATTATCTGCGCTTTGTAATGTTCCTGTTTTACCGTTAAAAGTAGGTGCAGCTTGACCAGCTTGTGATGTAGAAAAGAAAACAGGATTGATATAATCAAAATCATGTTCTTCAACCATACGTTGCATAAGAACAGAACCAACCATTCCACGCCAACCAACAAAACCAACATTTTTCATAGTTTATTTCCAATAAGTAGATGTTATATAGGTAAAGATTATCTACTATTAAAACAAAATATTGCCATAAAACAAGTAAGATAAGAATTATTTTTATAGGCACTGATAGGATAACGTGGTGTTATATACGTTAAGTTTAATTTAAATTGATTTATTCATGAATAAAGGCAAATCATATTTTTATTGCTTATAAAAAATTGATCTGCCTTTTCACAACAAGTTTTATGCTTTACTGTCAAATAGAATGTTTAAAAGTCCTCATCTTGGATATTATTGTTCATTATTGAAGCAATATTATACCGCTCAATGCCTTGTACCGATGCTTCAATGATTTCTGATAATAAGTCATTTAGACTAATTTCATCAGTTCTTAGCATAAAAGTTGTTAACAACATTGGTATATTAACACCAGTTATTACCTCTAAATTTTGGTGATCAGCCATTTGCTTAACCAATGTATTAAATGGTGTGCCACCTTTTAAATCAACTAAGCATAAAATTTGTGGACATTGCTGCGATAACAGCTTAATTTGATGCTCAATTTGCTGTTGAAAGTCATCTAATGATTGTCCCATTGAGAACGATACAGCTTCACATAGAGTTTGTTTACCACAGATCATTTCTGCTGATTCAACTAGGCTTTTAGCTGATGAACCATGGGTACTTACTAATACAGCAATCATTGTTAAGGTACTCCTTTAGTAATCAAGGCAACGATAATAACGACGAATCGTCATAGGATGACGATTTAAATATTCAACATAAGCATCAATACGATTATTAATGGTACGGAAGACAAACGGTGAAAGATTTCCACGATATTTTTCTGATATACCAGGTAATTCATAGTCTTTAGTATCGATTATGGTGTAATTACCACAGATTTGAGGTAGGAATTTAGCTACTCTTTCACTTAATGAGCGCTGTGTATCTTCACCAACATAAACAGTGACTGCTGTATCACGATCAATGACTTCTAACGTACCATGGAAAAATTCTGCTGATTCAATGGATTTTGAGCGTAACCAATGTTGTTCCTCCCAATAACACATAGCATGAGAATACGTTGCTCCCCATTGATTACCCGCACCAACAAAATAGTGCATAGTGTCGTTATGGTGTTTTTCAGCAACTTCTCGCCCAAATTTATCGGCTTTTTTGGCAACAGCAACAATATTTTTAGCAAAATGTTGATCCATTTCTTGATAAAACTCATCATAGTCAGGGAACTCACCGGCTAAATACATTAAACGATCAGCTGTCATAAAGAATTTTAATTGTTCATTCATTGGGTAAGTAATAACATGATGTGCCATTTTCCCTAATGGGGTATCGGCTTTATCCATAAAAGCTAATACGGTTGACCCAACTTCTTTTTGAATTTTTTCAATAGCTGCAACGACTTCCTGTGTGGTACCCGTGACAGATGAAATAATGATCAATGTGTCTTTAGTGATACGTTTGTTTCCTGTTACTAGATATTCAGCCGCATGTTGAACAAACGTTTCAATGGCTGTTTTTTCTTTCATATGAACAACTGCTTGCATTGATGATGCATACGTACCACCAATACCTAACCAGCAAACATTACTATAACCACGATCGTGGATTTTATCAATAAATTCATTAATTTGTGGTCTTAATGCTAAAGCACCATTCATGCTGTCTAATTCTTTCTTTTCGTCATATTTTCTCATTTTTAAATCCTCTTAATTTTAGAACTAGTTATTTCATCAAATTCTGGATAGGCCGATTTTTCAAGATTATGACCTTTTAATCTTGAAACTTGGTAACTTAATAGATGAATAGGAACAGTCATAAATAATGATGCGTATAGTTCATCTATATCAACATTAAGGCACAAGTCCTCTTCTTTAAGATTGTTACTACTATTGGCGTAAATGGTTGAAATATTTTTAACATGTTTATTTAAAAAGACTTTTAATAATTTCGCTCTCTGATCTAACTGACCATGGGGTTCAAGAAACACAATATGATCATCTTCATGTAATCCTAAATATGGACCATGCATGTATTCTTCGAGTTCTTTACCAAAAGCTGTATTGCGTACTGTTTCCGTAAATTTTGTTTCCGCTTCTCTAGCAACTCCATAAGTTGCACCATAACCAATAAATATCACTCTTTTAGCATGATAAAATTGATGTTGGCATTGATTAACCCATACTTGGGATTGTTCAATGACTTTAGGAAGTAAATGAGTAACTTTCTGAAATTGCTCTATATAGTGGTTAAATTGAACATCACTAACACTGTCATTTTTTTGAGCAATTACTAGAGAGATCAATATTAAATCTAGAATGGTTACGCTATAACCAGCACTGACATAAGGCATCTCCTCAACTGGAATTCCCATAGATAAGACATGATGACTAATTTTATACAGTGGGCTATTGGAATTGCTGGTAAGCGTATAGATGGTTTGGTTGTTTTTTATAAATTGTTCTACTAAATGAATGATTGAATAACTTTCTCCACCTTGCGAAACAGCAATATACAAAGTATTAGGATCACGGTAATGTAAATAATTAGCAGCGATAGAAGGATCTTCAATATAAACAGGTATCTTTAAGATTTTACTCATTAAAGGTCTTGCACCATAAGCTGCGTTGGAACTTGAACCTGTTGCAAATATAACAATTGAGCTAAGTTGTTTAATTTTACTCAGGTCAATATTTTGGGTGAATAGTGCTTGATAATTATCTAAAATGTTCTGATAATATTCAGGCTCTAAGGCAACATAATCAGCGATACTTTTCATTTTTTCTCCTTATTATCCTAATAATCCACTCCAAGCTCCAAAAATACCGATACTCGCTATAAGTAATAAAATCCAATGCGCTTTAAGCCCTTTTTTGTCTAATAAAAAGATGAATAAGGTAAATAACAGAGGTAATATTTGTGGCACAATACCATTAAAAATATCCTGTAATGATGTTGCATCGTCGCCTGATCCTATTGTTAGTGGCATATTTAATGTCACCATCGTTGCTACCATGGCACCAACAACAGATAGCCCCAAGATAGAAGCACCATACGATAATTTATCCATTAAACCAGTCTTTTGAACCTTTTCAATAAAAGAGGCACCAATGTTATAACCAATGAATAGACCAAAATAGCGAGCTAAAACAGCAGGAATATTGAAAATTAATAGAAACAAAAGTGGACCTAAAATATTACCTTGTATTGCTAATGAAGTACCAATACCAGTGGCTATAACCCGTAAGGTTCCCCAGAAAAATGAATCGCCCAAACCACTTAGTGGTCCCATTAATGCAACTTTAACATCATTAATTGAACTTTCATCAAAATCGTTATTCAAGGCATTTTGCTCTTCCATTGCAATAGAAATACCTAACGGAAAGGTAACTAACCAAGGTGTAACGTTATAAAACTCTAGATGTCTTTGATAAGCTTTGGTTAATTGTTCTGGTTTTTGACTATAGATTTTTTCTAAAGCAGGGCGGATTGCAAAAGAATAACCTAAATTCATTTGTCGCTCATAATTCCATGACCATTCGGCGGTAAAAGAACGCCAAAAGGTTCGCATTAAATCGTTTCTAGTTAATCGTTTAGAATTCTTCATTTTCATAGTTGATCTCCTGTCCTACTAAAGCACTGCCTGAAAGATTATTAACTTCTTGATTGTCTGAGGTTATTGATTTTTTGCCGGTAAAGGAAGAATAACCAGTAAGAATCAATGCCATACACGCACCAAAAATGGCAACACCAGTAACAGGTACTTTCATATATACTGCTACAGCAAAACCAAGAATAAAGAATGTTGCATTGGTTTTTTTTATCATAATTTTCATTAGCATAGCAAAACCAAATGCAGGTAATAAGCCAGTTGCGATGCCTAAACCATTAATAACAAACTCAGGAATAACTTCAAGCAAGTTTTTAATTGCTTCACTACCAAATAGATAAGAAAGCCCGACCACTAATCCAATTGGTAGGTTAATGGAAAAGAAACCACCCAAGATATTCATCCGATCAACGCCTTTACCATTTCCTTCACTAGCATACTTATCTGCTTTATGAACA encodes:
- the asd gene encoding aspartate-semialdehyde dehydrogenase, which encodes MKNVGFVGWRGMVGSVLMQRMVEEHDFDYINPVFFSTSQAGQAAPTFNGKTGTLQSADNIDALKSLDMIVTCQGGDYTSEIYKKLRATGWQGYWIDAASTLRMEDEAIIVLDPVNKANIHKALDRGIKTFVGGNCTVSLMLMSLGGLFAENLVDWISVSTYQAASGGGARHMRELLTQMGMLNAEVAKELQDPRSSILDIERKVTQKMRDGSLPTDNFGVPLAGSLIPWIDKALDNGQSKEEWKGQAETNKILNTSQIIPVDGLCVRIGALRCHSQSFTIKLKKDISVPEVEKLLAAHNDWVKVIPNDRDLSMRELTPAAVTGTLTTPVGRLRKLNMGKDYLSAFTVGDQLLWGAAEPLRRMLRILA
- a CDS encoding PTS sugar transporter subunit IIA — encoded protein: MIAVLVSTHGSSAKSLVESAEMICGKQTLCEAVSFSMGQSLDDFQQQIEHQIKLLSQQCPQILCLVDLKGGTPFNTLVKQMADHQNLEVITGVNIPMLLTTFMLRTDEISLNDLLSEIIEASVQGIERYNIASIMNNNIQDEDF
- a CDS encoding SIS domain-containing protein, producing the protein MRKYDEKKELDSMNGALALRPQINEFIDKIHDRGYSNVCWLGIGGTYASSMQAVVHMKEKTAIETFVQHAAEYLVTGNKRITKDTLIIISSVTGTTQEVVAAIEKIQKEVGSTVLAFMDKADTPLGKMAHHVITYPMNEQLKFFMTADRLMYLAGEFPDYDEFYQEMDQHFAKNIVAVAKKADKFGREVAEKHHNDTMHYFVGAGNQWGATYSHAMCYWEEQHWLRSKSIESAEFFHGTLEVIDRDTAVTVYVGEDTQRSLSERVAKFLPQICGNYTIIDTKDYELPGISEKYRGNLSPFVFRTINNRIDAYVEYLNRHPMTIRRYYRCLDY
- a CDS encoding SIS domain-containing protein, encoding MKSIADYVALEPEYYQNILDNYQALFTQNIDLSKIKQLSSIVIFATGSSSNAAYGARPLMSKILKIPVYIEDPSIAANYLHYRDPNTLYIAVSQGGESYSIIHLVEQFIKNNQTIYTLTSNSNSPLYKISHHVLSMGIPVEEMPYVSAGYSVTILDLILISLVIAQKNDSVSDVQFNHYIEQFQKVTHLLPKVIEQSQVWVNQCQHQFYHAKRVIFIGYGATYGVAREAETKFTETVRNTAFGKELEEYMHGPYLGLHEDDHIVFLEPHGQLDQRAKLLKVFLNKHVKNISTIYANSSNNLKEEDLCLNVDIDELYASLFMTVPIHLLSYQVSRLKGHNLEKSAYPEFDEITSSKIKRI
- a CDS encoding PTS system mannose/fructose/sorbose family transporter subunit IID → MKMKNSKRLTRNDLMRTFWRSFTAEWSWNYERQMNLGYSFAIRPALEKIYSQKPEQLTKAYQRHLEFYNVTPWLVTFPLGISIAMEEQNALNNDFDESSINDVKVALMGPLSGLGDSFFWGTLRVIATGIGTSLAIQGNILGPLLFLLIFNIPAVLARYFGLFIGYNIGASFIEKVQKTGLMDKLSYGASILGLSVVGAMVATMVTLNMPLTIGSGDDATSLQDIFNGIVPQILPLLFTLFIFLLDKKGLKAHWILLLIASIGIFGAWSGLLG
- a CDS encoding PTS mannose/fructose/sorbose/N-acetylgalactosamine transporter subunit IIC; translation: MSIVITAIILALIAMLANGEYFLGSSMLSRPLVTCTLAGLVMGDITQGIIIGATLELAFVGSFSIGASIPPEIISGSVLGTAFAIGAGKSTAVALTLGIPIASLVLVVKNLCFLFILPYFVHKADKYASEGNGKGVDRMNILGGFFSINLPIGLVVGLSYLFGSEAIKNLLEVIPEFVINGLGIATGLLPAFGFAMLMKIMIKKTNATFFILGFAVAVYMKVPVTGVAIFGACMALILTGYSSFTGKKSITSDNQEVNNLSGSALVGQEINYENEEF